One part of the Vibrio palustris genome encodes these proteins:
- the gspF gene encoding type II secretion system inner membrane protein GspF, with protein sequence MAAFDYKALDKSGRQKKGVIEGDNARQVRQRLKEQDLIPIDVIENRGKQKGKPGTTQPAFTLQRGISTPDLALITRQLSTLVQSGMPLEECLRAVSEQSEKPRIRSMMAAVRSKVTEGYTLSDSFGDYPHIFDELFRSMVAAGEKSGHLDAVLERLADYAENRQKMRSKLLQAMIYPIVLVVFAVAIVSFLLAAVVPKIVGQFVQMGQKLPQSTEILLAASAFIQQWGLVILVCLVVSIFVVQRLLSNPNLRMKWDEKVIYMPVVGKIARGLNTSRFARTLAICTSSAIPILDGMHVAVDVMSNRFVKQKVREAAENIREGASLRKSLDQTKLFPPMMLHMIASGEQSGELEAMLTRAADNQDANFESAINIALGIFTPVLIALMAGLVLFIVMATLMPILEMNNLVSQ encoded by the coding sequence ATGGCGGCATTTGATTATAAAGCACTGGATAAATCAGGTCGCCAAAAGAAAGGGGTGATAGAAGGAGACAATGCTCGCCAAGTACGCCAGCGCTTGAAAGAACAAGATTTGATACCGATTGATGTGATTGAGAATCGAGGCAAGCAGAAAGGCAAGCCGGGCACGACACAACCGGCGTTTACGTTACAGCGCGGTATTAGCACACCGGATTTAGCATTAATAACGCGTCAGCTCTCGACACTCGTGCAATCGGGAATGCCATTGGAAGAATGTTTGCGAGCTGTTTCTGAACAATCAGAGAAGCCGCGTATTCGCTCGATGATGGCGGCGGTCCGCTCGAAAGTGACCGAAGGCTATACCTTATCGGATAGCTTTGGAGATTACCCTCATATTTTCGATGAACTGTTTCGCTCTATGGTGGCGGCAGGAGAAAAATCCGGTCATCTTGATGCTGTATTAGAACGTTTGGCTGATTATGCGGAAAACCGCCAAAAAATGCGCTCGAAATTACTGCAAGCTATGATTTATCCAATTGTTCTCGTGGTATTCGCAGTCGCTATCGTGTCATTTTTGTTGGCCGCCGTTGTCCCGAAAATTGTTGGGCAATTTGTGCAGATGGGGCAAAAGCTACCGCAATCAACCGAAATTCTTTTGGCGGCAAGCGCCTTTATCCAGCAATGGGGGTTAGTCATTCTCGTTTGTCTGGTGGTGAGTATATTTGTGGTGCAACGTTTACTGAGTAACCCGAATTTACGGATGAAGTGGGATGAGAAAGTCATTTATATGCCGGTCGTGGGCAAAATTGCTCGCGGTTTAAATACCTCACGTTTTGCACGAACATTAGCAATCTGTACCTCAAGTGCTATCCCTATTTTAGATGGTATGCATGTCGCGGTGGATGTAATGAGCAACCGATTTGTAAAACAAAAAGTACGGGAAGCCGCTGAGAATATTCGTGAAGGGGCAAGCCTGCGCAAATCTCTTGATCAAACTAAACTATTCCCACCGATGATGCTGCATATGATCGCCAGTGGTGAACAAAGTGGTGAGTTAGAAGCAATGTTAACGCGGGCGGCGGATAATCAAGATGCTAACTTTGAGTCGGCAATCAATATTGCATTGGGGATTTTCACCCCCGTACTCATTGCTTTAATGGCAGGTTTGGTGTTGTTTATTGTGATGGCAACGTTAATGCCAATTTTAGAAATGAATAATTTAGTAAGTCAGTAA
- a CDS encoding type II secretion system protein M, with product MANITGPLQVQLKQWWSSITQREQRLVIIAAVCLVVGIVYWGFYQPLNQRISMAKTRVHSEKQLLNWVSDKADHIVALRKQGGQTAALEPLNRVIANSSNDFNIGLIRVQPRGDNKMQVWVQPLPFSHLLDWIAFLKEKQGIDVEYLDIDKGAKPGLVDVKRLQLKRGA from the coding sequence ATGGCAAACATAACCGGGCCGTTACAGGTACAACTTAAGCAGTGGTGGAGTAGCATCACGCAACGCGAACAGCGACTCGTGATTATCGCCGCTGTATGTTTGGTCGTAGGTATCGTGTATTGGGGATTCTATCAACCGCTGAACCAAAGAATTAGCATGGCGAAAACACGCGTACATTCAGAAAAACAGCTGTTAAATTGGGTCTCTGATAAAGCTGATCATATTGTTGCTCTGCGCAAACAAGGCGGGCAAACAGCTGCGTTAGAACCGTTAAACCGCGTTATTGCGAACTCATCGAACGATTTTAATATTGGCTTAATACGTGTACAGCCGCGAGGCGATAACAAAATGCAAGTGTGGGTACAGCCATTGCCGTTTTCTCATTTACTAGATTGGATTGCGTTCTTAAAAGAAAAGCAAGGTATTGACGTTGAGTATCTCGATATTGATAAAGGCGCAAAACCAGGTTTGGTCGACGTTAAACGCCTGCAATTAAAGCGAGGCGCTTAG
- a CDS encoding type II secretion system protein N, which produces MKLKISFIALFVSVFLVSAIVHLPAALVLKFVSIPPQLQIAGVSGSVWNGHASQVHWQNQGLGALDWDISLAALFAGNIEATTRFGRGSAVQLHGRGVVGYGFNGAYAKNLIVSLPARHVLQYSPQPLPVSVKGQLELSLKEFYYAKPWCKSATGSLVWSGASMTTPVSPLKLGQVVAKLSCEENRVAVQGTQKTAQVSSSFSVTLNQPSNYKVTSWFKPEAEFPAELAKWLKRLPDPDGQGRYHFNRSGQF; this is translated from the coding sequence ATGAAATTGAAGATAAGCTTCATCGCCTTATTTGTCAGTGTGTTCCTAGTTAGCGCCATTGTGCATTTACCTGCCGCATTGGTGTTGAAGTTTGTATCCATACCACCCCAACTGCAAATCGCAGGGGTTAGTGGTAGTGTATGGAATGGCCACGCCTCACAAGTTCATTGGCAAAACCAAGGCTTAGGTGCGCTCGATTGGGATATAAGCCTAGCGGCCTTGTTTGCTGGCAACATTGAGGCGACGACACGATTTGGTCGTGGTAGTGCAGTGCAACTGCATGGTCGTGGGGTTGTTGGTTATGGTTTCAACGGCGCTTATGCCAAAAATTTGATTGTGTCATTGCCAGCGCGCCATGTCCTACAATACAGCCCGCAACCCCTCCCAGTATCTGTGAAAGGTCAACTGGAATTATCTCTAAAAGAGTTTTATTACGCTAAGCCGTGGTGTAAAAGTGCCACTGGTAGCCTAGTCTGGTCGGGGGCTTCAATGACGACGCCAGTGAGTCCGCTTAAGCTTGGACAAGTGGTAGCGAAGCTAAGCTGTGAGGAGAATCGCGTTGCGGTACAAGGGACTCAAAAGACGGCGCAAGTTAGCAGCTCATTTTCGGTAACCCTTAATCAGCCATCCAACTATAAAGTGACGTCATGGTTTAAGCCAGAAGCTGAATTTCCAGCCGAGTTAGCGAAATGGCTCAAGCGCCTACCCGATCCCGATGGGCAAGGGCGTTACCACTTTAATCGGTCAGGACAGTTCTAG
- the gspI gene encoding type II secretion system minor pseudopilin GspI produces MTKRRSCGFTLLEVLVALAIFAIAAISVMRSVTQHINTLNYLEEKMFASMVADNQMASTMLLDQPLTARTGTTKMAHQEWYWQVKPVKTSNDTLQAFDVMVAKDKKASPIVTVRSYVAN; encoded by the coding sequence ATGACTAAACGACGCTCTTGCGGATTTACTTTATTAGAGGTCTTAGTCGCACTCGCTATTTTTGCCATTGCCGCGATCAGTGTGATGCGCTCGGTCACACAGCACATTAATACGCTTAATTACCTAGAAGAAAAAATGTTTGCCTCGATGGTGGCAGACAATCAAATGGCGAGCACCATGTTGCTTGACCAACCATTAACGGCTCGTACTGGCACGACAAAAATGGCACATCAAGAGTGGTATTGGCAAGTGAAGCCAGTAAAAACCAGCAATGATACGTTGCAAGCATTTGATGTGATGGTTGCGAAAGATAAAAAAGCCAGCCCAATAGTGACGGTGCGTAGTTATGTTGCCAACTAA
- the gspL gene encoding type II secretion system protein GspL — MNEFLTVRLSSQLDAPIEWLVWSTEQHDIIASGELASRSELSELAAYADQRTTIVLLSASDLVLTQVEIPAGGSRQFESMLPYLLEDEIAQDVDDLHFTVLNKRDGIAHVAGIDRQWFRQCLADFHDAGIEIKRVMPDVLALPTSDTPLVAAQLGARWLVRKGTWSGMVMEADWLPLLVESDWVRDDQEFLALTSYTPLPALSLHDNQPWHVQPSDMIMQLLAQGAIASRLNLLTGAFKPSSSWHKYWQVWRLPVYSAVALLVLSLAYSAIQANKYEEQAQAYRQESKHIFRTVFPAKHRVPTVSYLKRQFTSEINVLSGSSTQEGVLEWIRQLPTTIGSVEDMTVISLKYDADKGQLRVDATSKDFQSFEKARVKLEQAFSVEQGQLNKDGDTVLGSFVLKAK, encoded by the coding sequence GTGAACGAATTTCTGACCGTTCGACTGAGTAGTCAATTAGATGCACCGATCGAATGGTTGGTGTGGTCTACGGAACAACACGATATTATTGCCAGTGGTGAATTGGCGTCTCGCAGTGAATTAAGTGAGCTGGCTGCTTATGCCGATCAGCGCACCACGATCGTTTTATTATCGGCGAGTGATTTAGTGCTGACTCAAGTAGAGATCCCCGCTGGTGGGTCTCGCCAGTTTGAATCAATGCTGCCTTATTTATTGGAAGATGAAATCGCCCAAGATGTGGATGATCTGCATTTTACGGTACTGAATAAACGTGATGGTATTGCCCATGTTGCCGGTATTGACCGTCAATGGTTTAGACAATGCTTAGCGGATTTTCACGATGCAGGCATTGAGATTAAACGTGTTATGCCTGATGTGCTTGCACTACCCACGAGTGACACCCCATTGGTTGCTGCGCAACTGGGCGCGCGTTGGTTAGTTCGTAAAGGTACGTGGAGCGGTATGGTGATGGAAGCTGACTGGCTGCCATTATTAGTCGAGTCAGATTGGGTGCGTGATGATCAAGAATTTTTAGCATTAACCTCTTATACGCCTCTACCTGCTTTAAGCTTGCATGACAACCAGCCATGGCATGTGCAGCCATCTGATATGATAATGCAGTTACTCGCTCAAGGGGCGATAGCGTCACGTTTGAATTTATTAACAGGGGCCTTTAAACCGAGCTCGTCTTGGCATAAATATTGGCAAGTATGGCGTTTACCTGTTTACTCGGCCGTGGCTCTGCTCGTACTTTCCTTGGCCTATAGCGCCATACAAGCCAATAAGTATGAGGAACAAGCACAGGCTTATCGCCAAGAGAGTAAACATATTTTTAGAACTGTTTTCCCTGCTAAGCACCGAGTGCCGACCGTGAGTTATCTCAAGCGCCAATTTACCAGTGAGATAAATGTTCTCTCTGGATCGAGTACTCAAGAAGGGGTGCTTGAATGGATACGCCAACTGCCAACAACCATTGGTTCTGTCGAGGATATGACGGTAATCAGCCTTAAATATGATGCTGATAAAGGACAGCTAAGAGTGGATGCAACCAGCAAAGATTTCCAAAGCTTTGAGAAAGCACGGGTTAAATTAGAGCAGGCATTTAGCGTCGAGCAAGGTCAATTGAATAAAGACGGAGATACGGTTCTCGGCTCTTTTGTACTGAAGGCGAAGTAG
- the gspK gene encoding type II secretion system minor pseudopilin GspK: MKTKRSQQGVALIVILLIVAVMVSLAAAMSERMFTQFQRATHQINYQQAYWYSVGVEGLATSLLKQTRQEDSKTINLSQVWAAKKRTFPLDYGSVSGQINDKQACFNLNVFAGLVSAPGVSISPYSAQVLTDLLQYLNVDSNKANVIRDSLWEYVDTNNTVNTNYGVEDSYYDSLSPAYLPPNGMMADASELRAVQGVSGKVMQQLKPYVCALPTAEWKLNINTITQQQALLLVAMFSPNLSEDGAKALIKNRPKQGWSSVADFMSEPQMAQSRQAQQQAGTQSASVGTANNARQHLTVNSHYFELDAQVLVDKSRIRVRSLIHNEDKSNAAVIRRRYGGISERISDRSTE; encoded by the coding sequence ATGAAAACTAAACGCTCTCAGCAAGGTGTTGCTTTAATTGTGATTTTGCTGATTGTTGCTGTCATGGTTTCATTAGCTGCCGCAATGTCTGAACGAATGTTTACGCAATTCCAGCGCGCTACACACCAAATCAATTATCAGCAAGCGTATTGGTATAGTGTTGGTGTGGAAGGGTTAGCCACATCGTTATTAAAACAGACTCGCCAAGAAGACAGTAAAACGATTAATTTAAGTCAAGTTTGGGCCGCTAAGAAGCGTACCTTTCCGTTAGATTATGGCAGTGTGTCAGGGCAGATAAATGACAAACAAGCGTGTTTTAATTTGAATGTTTTTGCAGGCCTTGTTAGTGCGCCAGGTGTTTCGATATCGCCTTATTCAGCGCAAGTGTTAACGGATTTATTGCAGTATTTGAATGTCGATAGCAATAAGGCGAATGTGATAAGAGATTCGCTGTGGGAGTATGTCGATACTAACAATACAGTGAATACCAATTATGGCGTCGAAGACAGTTACTATGACTCTTTATCTCCTGCCTATTTACCCCCCAACGGTATGATGGCGGATGCGAGCGAACTACGCGCCGTACAAGGGGTGAGTGGTAAAGTTATGCAGCAACTTAAACCCTATGTGTGCGCACTTCCAACCGCGGAGTGGAAGCTGAATATTAATACGATTACACAGCAACAAGCCTTGCTGCTGGTGGCGATGTTTAGCCCTAATTTGAGTGAAGATGGAGCCAAAGCTCTGATCAAAAATCGTCCTAAACAAGGGTGGAGCAGTGTGGCTGATTTTATGAGTGAGCCACAAATGGCACAAAGCCGCCAAGCTCAGCAGCAAGCTGGAACGCAATCAGCATCGGTTGGTACGGCGAACAATGCCCGCCAGCATTTAACGGTCAATAGTCACTACTTTGAATTAGATGCGCAAGTGCTCGTGGATAAATCGCGAATAAGAGTGCGCAGTTTGATCCACAACGAAGATAAAAGTAATGCTGCGGTCATTCGCCGCCGCTATGGAGGAATCAGTGAACGAATTTCTGACCGTTCGACTGAGTAG
- the cysQ gene encoding 3'(2'),5'-bisphosphate nucleotidase CysQ yields the protein MPTAKDLSHLLPDIIAIARSAGQIILDIYENHDYEAFIKSDDTPVTSADYAAHKLIVEKLQELTPDIPILSEEAANIDLATREQWDRYWLVDPLDGTQEFIARSGDFATVIALVEYNHPVMGVVYGPVSGVTYYAYSGKGAWKIPDMSDNIRIQTHQHETPNQSIAIAISRRQNINRITDKLSINWNYDLVPLGSAALKACLVAEGAVDCYLRLGPTGEWDTAATQCIVEEAGGRILNTRLDPLSYNERDTLENPNFIVLGDHSLPWNQILDRAC from the coding sequence ATGCCGACAGCAAAAGATCTTTCTCATTTGCTTCCTGATATTATCGCGATAGCGCGCAGTGCGGGGCAGATCATTCTCGATATTTATGAAAATCACGACTATGAAGCGTTTATTAAAAGCGACGACACCCCAGTAACGAGCGCCGATTATGCCGCTCATAAGCTCATTGTCGAGAAACTTCAAGAACTGACGCCTGATATTCCTATTTTGTCAGAAGAAGCCGCGAATATCGATTTAGCAACGCGTGAACAATGGGATCGCTATTGGCTCGTCGATCCGCTTGATGGTACACAAGAATTTATTGCACGCAGTGGTGATTTTGCTACTGTCATTGCCTTGGTTGAATATAATCATCCCGTAATGGGCGTAGTTTATGGCCCGGTGTCTGGTGTCACTTATTATGCTTACTCAGGTAAAGGCGCTTGGAAAATTCCGGATATGTCAGATAATATCCGCATTCAAACCCACCAGCATGAAACCCCCAACCAGTCGATTGCGATTGCGATTAGCCGTCGTCAAAACATTAACCGTATTACCGATAAGCTCAGTATTAATTGGAATTACGATTTGGTGCCACTTGGCTCAGCGGCTCTCAAAGCGTGCTTAGTCGCCGAGGGAGCTGTCGATTGTTATCTACGCCTAGGGCCTACGGGTGAATGGGATACTGCAGCCACACAATGCATTGTAGAAGAAGCTGGCGGTCGAATTTTAAATACGCGACTCGACCCATTGTCTTACAACGAACGTGACACGCTTGAAAATCCTAATTTCATTGTCCTTGGCGATCACTCCTTGCCGTGGAATCAAATATTAGATCGCGCTTGTTAA
- the gspJ gene encoding type II secretion system minor pseudopilin GspJ yields the protein MQRNVCRQLGFTLIEVLVAMAIFASMSIAAYQVLNQVQRSNEASQERTARISELQRALVIMDSDFRQMATRRFRTNGQAPQRGSLIYKNYLLDSDGFGVMFTRLGWANPQERFPRGNVAKIGYRIKDKVLERVWWRYPDTTRADSGVSQPLLTDVTDWSLRFYTNKKWTDEWEKQAGLPQAVKVMVTLKDYGKISRTYLIAHETSKKDPEMVVPGVKNEN from the coding sequence ATGCAGAGAAATGTCTGTCGTCAACTAGGCTTCACATTGATTGAAGTGTTGGTAGCTATGGCCATTTTTGCCAGCATGAGTATTGCCGCTTACCAAGTTTTAAATCAAGTGCAGCGCAGTAATGAGGCGTCGCAAGAGCGTACCGCGCGGATCAGTGAGCTACAACGTGCGCTGGTCATTATGGACTCGGATTTTCGCCAAATGGCGACGCGACGTTTTCGTACTAATGGTCAAGCGCCACAGCGCGGTTCATTGATCTATAAAAATTACCTGCTAGATTCCGACGGCTTTGGCGTGATGTTCACTCGGCTGGGCTGGGCCAATCCACAAGAGCGCTTTCCGCGTGGGAATGTGGCAAAAATTGGCTATCGTATTAAAGATAAGGTGCTTGAGCGAGTATGGTGGCGCTATCCTGATACTACTCGTGCTGATTCGGGGGTGTCTCAACCATTACTCACTGATGTTACTGATTGGTCGTTACGTTTTTATACCAATAAAAAGTGGACAGATGAATGGGAAAAACAGGCCGGTTTACCACAAGCCGTTAAAGTGATGGTGACGCTAAAGGACTACGGCAAGATCTCTCGGACCTATCTCATTGCCCACGAAACATCCAAAAAAGATCCTGAAATGGTCGTGCCGGGAGTAAAAAATGAAAACTAA
- a CDS encoding prepilin-type N-terminal cleavage/methylation domain-containing protein: MQSARGFTLIEIMLVLVLLALGSVAVISTLPSSKNDLAEKTARSFYQRVQLMDEESVLSGVDYGLRVDAKASPPTLTFLQLTAEGWQEVKRAQFKSKLKIDERLSVDFQIGSSVWHQDDDRLFDEKPLFDKNMFAKKEQKKKQTLPPQVDILSSGETTPFTVNFYLSDQNAEQAWSVTAKENGQIVLHQPGEEEND, encoded by the coding sequence ATGCAGTCAGCGCGCGGTTTTACTCTTATCGAAATCATGCTAGTTCTTGTGCTTTTAGCGCTTGGCTCGGTCGCTGTGATTTCGACGTTACCGAGTAGTAAAAATGATTTGGCGGAAAAAACTGCGCGTAGTTTCTATCAGCGCGTGCAACTGATGGATGAAGAGTCGGTACTCTCTGGTGTTGACTATGGATTGCGAGTGGATGCGAAAGCATCACCTCCAACGTTAACCTTTTTGCAGTTAACCGCCGAAGGCTGGCAAGAAGTTAAGCGTGCGCAGTTTAAATCGAAACTAAAAATAGATGAACGTTTAAGTGTTGATTTTCAAATTGGTAGTAGTGTTTGGCATCAAGATGATGATCGGCTGTTTGATGAAAAACCGCTGTTTGATAAAAACATGTTCGCGAAAAAAGAACAAAAGAAAAAACAAACGTTACCTCCACAAGTCGATATTCTCTCCAGTGGTGAAACCACACCGTTTACCGTGAATTTTTATTTAAGCGATCAAAATGCCGAGCAAGCTTGGAGTGTGACAGCGAAAGAGAATGGGCAGATCGTATTGCATCAACCGGGAGAGGAAGAGAATGACTAA
- the gspG gene encoding type II secretion system major pseudopilin GspG has protein sequence MKQRTAAKQSGFTLLEVMVVVVILGILASVVVPNLLGNKEKADQQKAITDIVALENALDMYKLDNSVYPTTDQGLDALVKKPSSPEPRNYRNGGYIKRLPQDPWGNDYQYLSPGDKGTIDVFTLGADGQEGGDGINADIGNWNIQDYQ, from the coding sequence ATGAAACAGAGAACAGCAGCGAAACAATCCGGTTTTACCCTTTTAGAAGTTATGGTTGTTGTCGTTATTTTGGGGATTTTGGCGAGTGTCGTTGTTCCTAACTTGCTAGGGAATAAAGAGAAAGCTGACCAACAAAAAGCGATTACTGATATTGTGGCCTTAGAGAATGCGTTGGATATGTACAAACTTGATAACAGCGTGTACCCAACCACGGATCAAGGCTTAGATGCGCTGGTAAAAAAACCAAGCAGTCCTGAGCCACGTAACTACCGTAACGGCGGTTATATCAAACGTCTACCGCAAGACCCTTGGGGTAACGATTACCAGTACTTAAGCCCTGGCGATAAAGGCACCATTGACGTCTTTACACTGGGTGCGGATGGCCAAGAAGGTGGCGACGGTATTAATGCCGACATCGGTAACTGGAATATTCAAGATTATCAATAA
- the gspE gene encoding type II secretion system ATPase GspE, with translation MSEIVSDDVAQPTLRRLPFSFANRFNVVLEWNEDFSQCHLYYVPPIPIAALMEVKRVAKTEFVLHALSSEEFESKLTVVYQRDSSEARQLMETIGIESDDFFSLAEELPQNEDLLESEDDAPIIKLINAMLGEAIKEGASDIHIETFEKVLSIRFRVDGVLREVLEPSRKLAPLLVSRVKVMSKMDIAEKRVPQDGRISLRIGGRAVDVRVSTMPSSHGERVVMRLLDKNATQLDLFSLGMNEVVHKRFQRLIERPHGVLLVTGPTGSGKSTTLYAGLQELNSSERNILTVEDPIEFDIAGIGQTQVNPKVDMTFARGLRAILRQDPDVVMVGEIRDLETAQIAVQASLTGHLVMSTLHTNTAVGAVTRMRDMGIEPFLISSSLLGVLAQRLVRTLCAHCREPYEANVEQKKFFGLAAHEPCTLYRPSGCEHCSHKGYQGRTGIHELLIVDESVQALIHREAGEQEIEDAIRAHTPSIRQDGLDKVQQGITSLEEVMRVTKES, from the coding sequence ATGAGTGAGATTGTGTCGGACGACGTCGCTCAACCGACGCTGCGTCGTTTACCATTCAGTTTTGCCAATCGCTTTAACGTGGTTTTAGAGTGGAACGAAGACTTCTCGCAATGCCATTTATATTATGTGCCGCCTATTCCGATAGCGGCACTGATGGAAGTCAAGCGAGTGGCGAAAACCGAGTTTGTATTGCATGCGCTGTCGAGTGAGGAGTTTGAGAGCAAACTCACCGTGGTGTATCAGCGAGATTCGTCAGAAGCCCGCCAGTTAATGGAAACCATTGGTATCGAGAGTGATGATTTCTTCTCTTTAGCGGAAGAGTTACCACAAAACGAAGATTTGCTTGAATCCGAAGATGATGCTCCGATCATTAAATTGATTAATGCGATGTTAGGCGAAGCCATTAAAGAAGGGGCGTCTGATATTCATATTGAGACCTTCGAAAAAGTGTTATCAATTCGTTTTCGGGTCGATGGTGTGTTACGTGAGGTACTGGAGCCAAGCCGTAAGCTTGCGCCGCTGCTGGTTTCTCGGGTGAAAGTCATGTCGAAAATGGATATTGCTGAAAAACGTGTGCCGCAAGATGGACGAATCTCCTTGCGTATTGGTGGTCGTGCGGTGGACGTACGTGTGTCGACGATGCCGTCATCTCATGGCGAACGAGTCGTGATGCGTTTGTTGGATAAAAACGCGACCCAGCTCGATTTATTTAGCTTGGGAATGAATGAGGTTGTGCATAAACGCTTCCAAAGGCTGATTGAACGTCCACATGGCGTATTGCTCGTTACCGGTCCGACAGGGTCTGGTAAATCAACGACGTTATACGCTGGCCTACAAGAGCTGAATAGTTCAGAGCGTAATATTCTGACGGTTGAAGACCCGATTGAATTTGATATTGCGGGGATCGGCCAAACTCAAGTTAATCCGAAAGTAGATATGACGTTTGCTCGCGGTTTGCGGGCCATTTTGCGTCAAGATCCCGATGTGGTCATGGTCGGTGAGATTCGTGATTTAGAAACGGCGCAAATTGCAGTGCAGGCTTCTTTAACGGGTCACTTAGTCATGTCGACGCTCCATACCAACACGGCGGTCGGTGCAGTAACACGGATGCGTGACATGGGGATAGAACCTTTCTTGATTTCCTCTTCATTGCTTGGTGTTTTAGCGCAGCGTTTGGTGCGTACTTTATGCGCTCACTGCCGAGAGCCTTATGAAGCGAATGTAGAACAGAAAAAATTCTTTGGCCTTGCCGCACACGAACCTTGTACGTTGTATCGCCCATCTGGTTGTGAACACTGTAGCCATAAAGGCTACCAAGGCCGAACAGGGATTCATGAACTGCTTATTGTCGATGAAAGCGTTCAGGCCTTGATTCACCGAGAAGCTGGCGAACAAGAGATTGAAGATGCCATTCGAGCTCATACGCCCAGCATTCGTCAAGATGGTCTCGACAAAGTGCAGCAAGGTATCACCTCGTTAGAAGAAGTCATGCGAGTGACCAAGGAGTCCTAA